DNA from Agarilytica rhodophyticola:
TTAATTATCTTCGCATGCGCGAGTGGCGAGACCTTCATCACCAATTGAAATTAGCCATAAAAAAATTAGATTACAAAGAAAATCATCAAGGTGCTAATTATGAAACTATTCATCGCGCATTAATCTGTGGGTATTTGTCTCAAGTAGGCAACAAGGACAGTGAAAGCAAGTCTCGTGAATACTTTGGTACTAGACAAAAAAAATTCCTTATATTTCCCGGTTCTTCCCAAACCAAGAAAAAACACAAATGGATATTAGCGGCGCAGTTTATCGAGACTAGTCAACTTTTCGCTCATTGTGTCGCTAAGGTGGAACCTGAGTGGGTACTTGCCTATGCCGATCACCTGAGTAAAAAGCATTACTTTGAACCTCACTACGATGTCAAAATGGGGGCGGTAAGGGCATTTGTACGCACTACTTTATTTGGCCTAGTGTTGCAGGAAAAAAAGCGGGTTGCCTATAACAAAATTAATGCTGATGAGGCACATGAAATATTTCTCCGACAAGCACTTGTGGAAGGGAAATATCGTGGCAAAGGTGAATTTTTTAAACATAACCTGCAATTGATCGAAGATATTCACGAGCTCGAGGCCAAATCTCGACGGCGAGATATCATGGTAGACGAAGAGAGAATTTTCGAATTTTATCGCACTAATGTGCCTGCGCATATTTCTAATTTGTCAGGCTTTGAGCACTGGCGAAAAGAAGCGGAAAAGCAAGATTCAAAGATTCTTTTTCTTTCAAAAGAAACTTTGATGTTGCATGACGCGGGACAAATTTCCAAGCAACAGTTTCCTAATGAATTATCCTTAGGCGATTATGCTGTGAGTGTGAGCTACTGCTTCGAACCGGGAAAAGTAAATGACGGTGTTAATATTCAAGTACCGGTGGATATTTTGCACGGATTATCAGAAGAAATGTTGGAATGGGGTGTGCCCGGTATTCTGCGCGACAAATGTATCGCTCTTGTGAAGTCATTACCAAAAGCTACACGTAAAAATTTAGTACCAGTACCGCAGTTTGTCGATCGTGTTATGCCCCGCCTGAAACCTGGTAATCTTAGACTTACTCAAGCACTGGGAGAAGCACTTGGACATATCAGTGGGGTAGATATTCCACAAGAGCAGTGGGATATGTCTGCCATTGAAGACTTTTATCGCATCAATATTCAAATAGTAGATGATCAGAATAAAGTTATTGATCAATCTCGTTATCTCGATCAATTAAAAAACAAGCACCGTTCTCGTGTCCAGAAAACATTGGCTAAAGCTGGTGATGGTATTGAGAGAGAAAATATCACCCAGTGGGACTTTGGTAGGTTTTCTCATAGTGTTTTGCTTAATAAAGGTAAGGTAAAAATTAAAGCTTACCCGGCGTTGATTAACAATACGGATAGTGTTGAACTGAAAGTTCTGGATAATCCAGATGAAGCCCGTTTTAACACGCACTTTGGTATGTTGAGGTTAGCAGCTTTCGAGTGCCACCAGACGGTTAAATACTTGAAAAAGAACCTTATGAAAGGCAAGGACCTGGGACTAACAGTTGTCAATATTGGTCGCCGCGAGCAAGTAATCGATGACATTATTCTTGCAGCGATTGATGATGCTATTTTTCGGGGCGAAGAATTACCACAAGAAAAAGATGACTTTAAACACAAAGTAAACCAAGGCCGCTCAGATATAGTGGCAGCTGCAGAGCATTATGAAGCTCTATTGGCCAAATCATTGTCTTCCCTCGTTGAGATAAAAAAGCGCATTAAAACACATAAGAATCCACTTGCTATAGCCCTTGCAGCGAATGATATTAGTGCTCAAATGGAACGACTTTTTTTTACTGGTGTCTTCACTAAAACGCCGAAAAGCTGGCTTGACCAGTATCCTCGCTATTTATCTGCGGTTCATGTTAGGTTGGATAAAATGGGCCAGAGTCCGACGCGAGATAACGCCTGGACTGAGACTTTAAACCAACTTTGGGATGCTCATCAAACTCGTTTGCAAAAAGAGGGAGAATGGGCCTATACACAAAATACCCAATGGCAAAAGTACCGTTGGATGATAGAGGAATTACGTGTTTCTTTATTCGCCCAGACACTTAAGACGGCGATGCCTGTATCTGAAAAACGTCTGCAGAAGCAGTGGCAGCTAAGTCTTGAGTGAAATATGTGATTCTATATTGGTATTTTTTTATATTATCGATATTATCAATATAGCCTCAGATTAACAAAGGTCAGTCAGCAGGTTGATATTAGGGCTGTTTAAAAAACAAGCCTTAGTACAACTTACTGCGCTTTTTTAACAAAAATTAACTGCTAATTTCGTCATAAGTGAATGTCACTATAGGGCTTATGTTAAAAGCTATTTTATAGTGAACGCTATCTATGTCAGCATAAAGGATATATACGTGAATTTTTATTTACCCCAAAAGGCGGCACGCCTATACAAAGCTTTTTTTGTGTGTTTTTTGCTCTCTTTCCTGGGCGCTTGTGCATCAACACCGAACAACGCTAACGTAGATCCAGATAATCCTGATATCCAAGCCCAAGTGAAAGAAAAAAATGTTGATAGCTTGGAGGGCTTCAACCGCGTGATGTTTCGCTTTAACGATACTTTTGACTACTGGCTTCTAAAGCCTATTGCCAGAGGTTATAACTGGATTACTCCTTCGCCTGTTAAGACTGGTGTGGGTAATTTTTTTAGCAACCTAGGTGAAATAAGAAATATTGTTAATGATGGACTGCAGTGGAAATGGAAACAGGCATCAAACGACACGGGCCGTTTTCTTTTGAACTCCACCATAGGTTTGGTGGGCTTAATCGATGTGGCTTCTGCCGCTGGTTTAGAAAAAAGTGATGGTGAGAACTTTTCGCAAACACTTGCCAAGTGGGGAGTAGGGCGGGGTTCCTATCTAGTGCTGCCGTTCTTAGGGCCAACCACGGTGCGAGGCGGTCTTTCTATGCCCGCTGACTGGGTGACCGATCCGACCTTTTATTTAGAGTCCTCCAATGCAACCATTGCCCTGAGTGCGCTTAACATTATTCATACTCGCTCTGAATTATTGAAGGCAGAAGATCTTATCTCTGGTGACCGTTATTTATTTATTAGAGAAGCTTACCTCCAGCGCTTAGACTTTCTCGAAAACGACGGTGTGGTAGAAGATGATTTTGGCGATGGTGAAGATTTTGGAGATGATGAGTACGACGATTATGAATAACTAATCACTATCAACTCTAAAGAAAAATAACCCATATACGCAGCTAACACTGCGCATGATGGATAAAAAAAAGGCCTTCAAATGAAGGCCTTTTTTCAACTCAGGACTTCTAAAATCTGCATGCCGAGTAAACAAGGCTGCTCTTCGGAATCCGGCTGCGAAATAATACGTGTAACTTCTGTCTTAGCTTTTAATATGGGGTTATGAGCGTGTCCCGATGAAATGGTGACTTCCATCTGAGTTCCTACTGGAAATGTAGTATTCAACTCAATCATTAATCCACCGCCACTTAGATCACGGCAAATTCCCTCTACACTACTACCGTCGTGACAGCAAACAATAGCCACAGGAGTGTCGACTTTCATGCGAATATAATTGCGTTTTTCTCGATAACCGTAATTAGCTGTATTCATTATGACCGTCCCGATTGTTTCGTTATCTATCTTTATAGCACGTTAAATGATAAACGCTATGTACAAATCTAACTCATAATTACCACTTTTGGTAGTTTTTGCTTAATAAAAACACACTATGTGGGGTTTTGATACAATGCAACGTTGTCACTTGCTTGATATTTCCACAATTTGATTGTTCATATTGAAGTGAAAATAGAGTCGTATAAAACCTCTTTTTTGTTGTTTTTCTGCTTTTAAATTGTGCAACCTGTTCGATTTTTGAATTGAGCGCGTCTATGTAAGATGAAAACGACTGGTGATTTAAAATTATCTTTCGATATGGATATAAATATCTCAACTTTGTTGTCTTGCACCACTATCTCGACTGGAGTAATGTTGCGCTTTTATTAATGAGCTAAAAATTTTTATATGTCACGACCTCACCGTCAGTTACTGGTTATCGATGCGGATATTTCGATCCGGGAAGATGTTGTGGCGCACCTAAAAAAGAATGACTTTGATGTTCACCAATTTAGCTCAGGTAAAGAAGCCTTGCTATGGCTTGATGCTAACCGTCCCGATGCTATTTTGGCTGACCTCTTTGTATCTGATATGGATGGCTTGCAGGTACTTGAAGCCCTGCGAAAAAAGCTACCGCAAATTCCTGTCATTGTGACATCTGATAGTGGGGCGGTGAAAGATGTGGTGGATGTGTTGCATCTTGGCGCTGCAGATTATCTCGTTAAGCCTATTGCTAATATCGAAGTTTTATTACATGCAATTGAACGAGCTCTCGAACGTTCAGAGCTAATATTGCAAAATCAGGTCTATCGCCAGGAGCTTGAACAGGCCAATTCAGAACTCACCGAATATATTCGTTTATTGGAGCGTGACCAAAAAGCAGGCCGCAGTGTTCAGCGTAAGTTGTTGCCAGAGGCTCCTGTTTCTTTCGGTGATTTCAATGTGGATTTTCAGCTTATTCCCTCCTTATATTTGAGTGGTGACTTCATTGATTTTGGTTGTATATCGAAACGGTATCTAGCCTTCTACTTGGTGGATGTTTCTGGCCATGGTGCCGCTTCAGCATTTGTGACTGTGTGGTTGAAGCAACTCGTACATCACTTTTTTCGCGAGGAGAATGCATTTCGTTCAGAAGAATCTTTTGAAAAAGATGCCGCTAAAATATTGAGCCTGGTGAATATGGAAGTGATAAATTCTGGCGTGGGTTGCCACATGACGTGTTTTGTTGGCGTGATTGATATATATTCAAAAGAGATGCGTTATGTTTTCGGTGGGCATCTACCTTTTCCTATATTGATCACTGATAAAGGGTGTGAGTACCTAACAGGTAAAGGCAAACCTGTCGGGATATTTCCTGATGCCAGCTGGCAAGTCTATTCGACGACTTTACCTGACACCTTCTCTTTAGTGGTGTTTTCAGATGGAATACTCGAGGTGTTACCAGGAAAAGAACTTATTGAAAAAGAGCAGCACCTACTTGAAGTTGTTGCAAATAATACGCAGGACATAGGGTCGCTTACGCAAGCTTTTGCAATTGATAGCATGTCGTCGGTCCCTGACGACATCGCTATTCTTAAGATACAAGCAGAGATATCATAATGACATCAGGCTCGATTAAAATAGCGGATCACGACGGCGTTTTCGTGATAAAGATGATTGGTGATGTGCGTCTAACGTTATGTCTTTCATTTGACGAGTTTATCGAGCAGCTATTGTCCAGACCCGATTACACTTCTGTCATCTTCGACCTCACCCAAGCGCAAGCGATTGATAGTACAACCTTAGGCTTGATGGCTAAATTTTCAATCAAAGCCGGTCAACACAACAAAGAATCCCCAATTGTCATATCTAATAATCCAAGTATTTCCCGAATTTTGGTGTCCATGAGCTTTGATGATATCTTCCGACTTGTCGATGAAGATAACTTTGTTAAGGATGACAGCAAAAGTGATGAAAAAATTACTATTATGGAAAATAATGGCTCGGAGAGCGAAATAAAGGTCAAGGTTCTTGAGGCGCATCGTTTTTTGATGGGGTTAAATGATGAAAACCACGCCCAGTTCAAAGAATTGGTCGAAACTTTAGAAGCTCCTAAATAGTATATATAACTGACACTACAAAAAATAATGGCTCAGTAATACTGTAATGTTGAGCAAGGTAGTTAGTGTGTGGTAGGGCTGAAAGTTAATTTGACCCGAGTCATTAATAGGACAAGATTATCGACTTAATCGTTTTTTTTGGTCGGTTTCTGAATAGATATGAGGATTTATCCTGTGAGTAGAGATTTTCTAATACTATCACGTGCTGTACTTATGGCATGTATTTTTGCAATTAGTGCATGTTCCTCTGTAGTTCGCACTGATGTGCAGACCTTCCGTGACGAAA
Protein-coding regions in this window:
- the hrpA gene encoding ATP-dependent RNA helicase HrpA, which codes for MEKTLETFVPYLSQLGVRDAHKMSRTLNSLIKRRDENLPYDKKLAHFEDELARALDKASARLLKIPPISFPDQLPVSQKKDEIAEAISSHQVVILAGETGSGKTTQLPKICLSIGRGVKGRIGHTQPRRIAARTVASRIAEELETNLGEAVGYQVRFTDHTNEDTFIKLMTDGILLAEIQNDPLLLNYDTLIIDEAHERSLNIDFLLGYLKRLLKKRPDLKLIVTSATIDVERFSIHFDKAPIIEVSGRTFPVQTIYRPWQDQHDDINEGIVASIQEILTTQTSGDILVFLSGEREIREASYAIKKANFPHLNILPLYARLSLAEQNKVFHTSKGRRVVLATNVAETSITVPGIKYVIDPGYARVSRYSVRTKVQRLPIEAISQASANQRQGRCGRVSNGVCYRLYSEEDFNSRPEFTDAEIVRTNLAAVILQMLHMRIGDIRDFPFVDRPDKRFINDGFKLLEEVKAVNKFGKVSTLGRSLHQLPIDPRLGAVIIEANKLGCLREALIIVSALSIQDPRDRPADKKQAADEKHRRFFDEHSDFIAYINLWDYFETQRQDLSQSQLRKLCQKEFINYLRMREWRDLHHQLKLAIKKLDYKENHQGANYETIHRALICGYLSQVGNKDSESKSREYFGTRQKKFLIFPGSSQTKKKHKWILAAQFIETSQLFAHCVAKVEPEWVLAYADHLSKKHYFEPHYDVKMGAVRAFVRTTLFGLVLQEKKRVAYNKINADEAHEIFLRQALVEGKYRGKGEFFKHNLQLIEDIHELEAKSRRRDIMVDEERIFEFYRTNVPAHISNLSGFEHWRKEAEKQDSKILFLSKETLMLHDAGQISKQQFPNELSLGDYAVSVSYCFEPGKVNDGVNIQVPVDILHGLSEEMLEWGVPGILRDKCIALVKSLPKATRKNLVPVPQFVDRVMPRLKPGNLRLTQALGEALGHISGVDIPQEQWDMSAIEDFYRINIQIVDDQNKVIDQSRYLDQLKNKHRSRVQKTLAKAGDGIERENITQWDFGRFSHSVLLNKGKVKIKAYPALINNTDSVELKVLDNPDEARFNTHFGMLRLAAFECHQTVKYLKKNLMKGKDLGLTVVNIGRREQVIDDIILAAIDDAIFRGEELPQEKDDFKHKVNQGRSDIVAAAEHYEALLAKSLSSLVEIKKRIKTHKNPLAIALAANDISAQMERLFFTGVFTKTPKSWLDQYPRYLSAVHVRLDKMGQSPTRDNAWTETLNQLWDAHQTRLQKEGEWAYTQNTQWQKYRWMIEELRVSLFAQTLKTAMPVSEKRLQKQWQLSLE
- a CDS encoding MlaA family lipoprotein, producing the protein MNFYLPQKAARLYKAFFVCFLLSFLGACASTPNNANVDPDNPDIQAQVKEKNVDSLEGFNRVMFRFNDTFDYWLLKPIARGYNWITPSPVKTGVGNFFSNLGEIRNIVNDGLQWKWKQASNDTGRFLLNSTIGLVGLIDVASAAGLEKSDGENFSQTLAKWGVGRGSYLVLPFLGPTTVRGGLSMPADWVTDPTFYLESSNATIALSALNIIHTRSELLKAEDLISGDRYLFIREAYLQRLDFLENDGVVEDDFGDGEDFGDDEYDDYE
- a CDS encoding PilZ domain-containing protein, with the protein product MNTANYGYREKRNYIRMKVDTPVAIVCCHDGSSVEGICRDLSGGGLMIELNTTFPVGTQMEVTISSGHAHNPILKAKTEVTRIISQPDSEEQPCLLGMQILEVLS
- a CDS encoding PP2C family protein-serine/threonine phosphatase, which codes for MSRPHRQLLVIDADISIREDVVAHLKKNDFDVHQFSSGKEALLWLDANRPDAILADLFVSDMDGLQVLEALRKKLPQIPVIVTSDSGAVKDVVDVLHLGAADYLVKPIANIEVLLHAIERALERSELILQNQVYRQELEQANSELTEYIRLLERDQKAGRSVQRKLLPEAPVSFGDFNVDFQLIPSLYLSGDFIDFGCISKRYLAFYLVDVSGHGAASAFVTVWLKQLVHHFFREENAFRSEESFEKDAAKILSLVNMEVINSGVGCHMTCFVGVIDIYSKEMRYVFGGHLPFPILITDKGCEYLTGKGKPVGIFPDASWQVYSTTLPDTFSLVVFSDGILEVLPGKELIEKEQHLLEVVANNTQDIGSLTQAFAIDSMSSVPDDIAILKIQAEIS
- a CDS encoding STAS domain-containing protein codes for the protein MTSGSIKIADHDGVFVIKMIGDVRLTLCLSFDEFIEQLLSRPDYTSVIFDLTQAQAIDSTTLGLMAKFSIKAGQHNKESPIVISNNPSISRILVSMSFDDIFRLVDEDNFVKDDSKSDEKITIMENNGSESEIKVKVLEAHRFLMGLNDENHAQFKELVETLEAPK